One Halalkalicoccus subterraneus genomic window, GAGCCTGCGCGCGCTCCGGGAGTACGACATCGAGGGGGTCGTGACGGTGATCCCGTTCCACCGGCTGATGCTCTCGGATAAGCGGTTCGTTTCGGGGACTCACACCACGAAGTACCTCGACGACGAGATGGACCGGAACCGAATCGAGGAGGCCCAGAAACAGTGGGGGAGCGAAACCGACGGCGAGAGCGACGAGGAGGACGTCGTCCATCGGGAGTTCACCGTCGAGGTCAACGGCAAGCGCTTCGAGGTCGACCTCGAAGAACGCGGCGTGCAGGCGGTTGCAGGCGGTGGCTCCGGAGGAAGTGGAGGCGCACAGCCCCCACAGCCTGCGGGTGAAAGCGACGCCGGATCCGAAGAGGTCGCCGCCGAGGGCGAGGAAGTCACCGCCGAGATGCAAGGCACCATCCTCTCGGTCGAAGTCGAGGAGGGTGAGGAGGTCGCAAGCGGCGACGTGCTCTGTGTGCTCGAGGCGATGAAGATGGAAAACGACGTGGTCGCCTCCTCGGGGGGGACCGTCGCACAGGTGCTCGTCAGCGAGGGCGAGAGCGTCGACATGGGCGATACGCTCGTCGTCATCGACTGAATGACGAGCAGGAAGGCGATCCTCGACGCGCTCGCCTCGGGACCCGTCTCCGGCCCCGCGCTGGCCGAGGAGTTGGGTGTATCGCGCACCGCCGTCTGGAAGCAGGTCGAGGTGCTCCGTGAGTCGGGCTTCGACATAGAGACCACCGAGTCGGGCTATCGAATCGTCTCGGTTCCCGATTTCTGCGGTCCGGCCGTCGAGTACGGTCTCGATACGCCCTACCGGGTCGAGTACCACGACGCCATCGCCAGTACGAACGCCCGCGCACGGGAGTTGGCGAAGGCGGGCGAGGACCGCGTCGTCGTGCTCGCGGACGAGCAGACTGCGGGACGGGGCCGTCTCGACCGGGCGTGGAACGCCCCGAGCGGCGGCGTCTACCTGAGTTTCGTCCTCCGACCCGAGCTGGCGCCCATGCAGGCGCCCCTCCTCACCCTCGCCGCCGCGGTCGCGACGACCCGGGCGCTGCGCGAGCCGGGCGTCGATGCAGGGATCAAGTGGCCCAACGACATCCTGCTCGAATCCACGGGCGAGAAACTCGTCGGGATCCTCACGGAGATGGAGGGCGAGGCCGACCGGGTCTCGTGGGTCGTGTGTGGGATCGGCGTCAATGCGAACGTCGATAGCGAGGACCTACCCGAGGGCGCGACGAGCGTCCGCGAGCAGGTCGGCGATATCGACCGGCGCGCCTTCACCCAGCGAGTCCTCGAAGGGTTCGATTCCCTGAGAACGAACCCCGACGCGATACTCGACGGGTGGCGCGAGGGCGCGATCACGCTCGGCCAACGAGTCCGCGTCGAGACCGCCCAAGGTGAGGTCGTCGGCGAGGCCCTCGACATCGAATCACCCGGCCGGTTAGTGATCGAAACGGACGACGGGACGGTTCGCGTCCACGCTGGGGACTGCGAGCACCTCCGACCGGTCTGAGTTATCCGACGTCCTCCTCGCGCACTCGGACGGTGAGGACGGGCACCGGCGAGCCCCGAACGACGCGCTCTGCGACGCTTCCTAGGAGGAGGCGGTCGATCCCGCCACGGCCGTGCGTGCCCATGACGATCAGGTCACAGCCCTGTTCGGTAGCGTAGCGGACGATCTCCTTCGAGGGCGTGCCCTCGATCAG contains:
- a CDS encoding biotin/lipoyl-containing protein, which gives rise to LAIYDPPGGIGVRMDDALRQGDEIVTDYDSMIGKLIVHASDREECISRSLRALREYDIEGVVTVIPFHRLMLSDKRFVSGTHTTKYLDDEMDRNRIEEAQKQWGSETDGESDEEDVVHREFTVEVNGKRFEVDLEERGVQAVAGGGSGGSGGAQPPQPAGESDAGSEEVAAEGEEVTAEMQGTILSVEVEEGEEVASGDVLCVLEAMKMENDVVASSGGTVAQVLVSEGESVDMGDTLVVID
- a CDS encoding biotin--[acetyl-CoA-carboxylase] ligase, with protein sequence MTSRKAILDALASGPVSGPALAEELGVSRTAVWKQVEVLRESGFDIETTESGYRIVSVPDFCGPAVEYGLDTPYRVEYHDAIASTNARARELAKAGEDRVVVLADEQTAGRGRLDRAWNAPSGGVYLSFVLRPELAPMQAPLLTLAAAVATTRALREPGVDAGIKWPNDILLESTGEKLVGILTEMEGEADRVSWVVCGIGVNANVDSEDLPEGATSVREQVGDIDRRAFTQRVLEGFDSLRTNPDAILDGWREGAITLGQRVRVETAQGEVVGEALDIESPGRLVIETDDGTVRVHAGDCEHLRPV